DNA sequence from the Littorina saxatilis isolate snail1 linkage group LG9, US_GU_Lsax_2.0, whole genome shotgun sequence genome:
aatttgatggaaaaatgagggtgtgacagtgccgcctcaacttttacaaaaagccagatatgacgtcatcaaagacatttatcgaaaaaaagaaaaaagacatccggggatatcatacccaggaactctcatggcaattttcataaagatcggtcaagtagtttactctgaattgctctacacacacacacacacacacagacacacatacaccacggccctcgtctcgattccccctctatgttaaaacatttagtcaaaacttgactaaatgtaaaaaaacaaaacataatattcaaataaaagaataaacaagtcgcgtaaggcgaaattactacatttagtcaagctgtggaacttacagaatgaaactgaacgtagtccgccgctagtgcaaaaggcagtgaaagtgacgagcctgtttggcgcggcagcggttgcgctgtgcttcatagcacgctttactgtacctctcttcgttttaactttctgagcgtgtttttaatccaaacatatcatatctatatgtttttggaatcaggaaccgacaaggaataagatgaaatagtttttaaatcgatttcggaaattttattttgatcataatttttatattcttaattttcagagattgtgtttaatccaaatataacatatgtatatgtttttggaatcagaaaatgacgaagaataagatgaaattgtttttggatcgtttaataaaaaaataattttaattacaagtttccgatttttaatgaccaaactcactcattagttgttaagccaccaagctgaaatgcaataccaaaccccggccttcgtcgaagattgctttgccaaaatttcaatcaatttaattgaaaaatgagggtgtgacagtgccgcctcaacttttacaaaaagccggatatgacgtcatcaaaggtatttatcgaaaaaatgaaaaaaacgtccggggatatcatacccaggaactctcatgtcaaatttcataaagatcggcccagtagtttagtctgaatcgctctacacacacacacacacacacacacacacacacacacacacacacacacacacacacacacacaccacgaccctcgtctcgattcccccctctatgttaaaacatttagtcaagttgactaaatgtaaaaacgctcgcgctggacccgagtactcttcagactggctcgctcaataaatataaatgtttggaatgtctgtggtgtgaatgttggtttctgaccagaaatgcagatctatctctggccgattcatagattcaacctacaaactgcgacctcatctgtgatcagatatgtttcgacaagcattaaaccaCGGACCTACATGTAGGTCCGtgattaaacggatgaaattaaccacatgcagtttattcttcagaaaaatgcagcgATACGTACCCCccaaaaatgggttgggttcggtgatttgtacataaacgtctttgcgtgtaactttgtcatgacgtatttttgtgtgacgcgttcggctgttctatcaggtcaatggctgcgtgttgccccaccggtgtgaactcctcctacggccaagtcgtttttgtggtttatttcgcatttaggtcccaggtaacattatgaagttttaatacgatcaatcggacctattatcaagttagtgtatcaacttttgaacgaactgcgcccagtagtttcccagcaataagctgttaagtggagaaagacagacagacagacagacagacacacaattaaagtctgctgagccctagtactagcgtactcggggataacatgtccttgtaaagtctgcaaaatcgaGTTTTGTAAGTTTTACATTAAGGGTAAAAAAAAGTTCTGGCGGCGGAAGGACAAAATAAGGTCGTTCGGGGAATCGGAAACTTTGATTTTTGTTCTAGGCTTAAATGATGTTGATTATGAGGGTAATGATAAGGAAGATAGAAGGAGAGATGGAGGTCGCTGCTGGTACtggtgattttgtttgtttgtttgttagtttgcttaacgcccagccgaccacgaagggccatatcagggcggtgctgctttgacatataacgtgcgccacacacaagacagaagtcgcagcacaggcttcatgtctcacccagtcacattattctgacaccggaccaaccagtggTGCTGGTGATGATATTAAGGGTTTTGATGGCGGAAacaatgatgacgatgatgatgatgatgatgatgatgatgatgatgatgatgatgatggcgacaacaatgacaatgacgataacaatgacgacgacgacgacgatgatggtggtgttggtggtgatggggaggggatgatgacgatgatgatgatgatgatgatgatgatggcgacaacaatgacaatgacgacgacgatgatgatgatgacgacgacgacgacgacgatgatgatgatgaatgatggtggtggtgatggggagggggatgatgatgatgatgatgatgatgataatgatgatggcgACAACAATTACAATTATGATGACGacggtggtgttggtggtgatgggggggggatgatgatgatgatggcgacaACAAttacgatgatgacgacgatgatgatgatgatggcgacgacaatgacgatgacgacgacgacgatgatgatgatggaggtCGCTGTTTCTGCTGGCGCTTATGCCGATGTCAAGGAGGTGTTGATTGTGATGATGGCGACGACAGTaacgacgatgacgacaacgaTGACGTCATTATCCGACTCTTACCGTAGGACTCCCTGGTCGCTTTCCATCACTTCCTCAAACGTCACGCGGGGTATCGTCGTCTGCAAAGCAACATATGTGTGTCCAGCAGTGATTGCTTTCTTCATATATATCTATGGTTCTTAGCTAATGGTGACAATAGGGGAGTCATGCACTTTAGGTCGTGTTACAGCTGTATCCTATACAATCATAATAATTCAATCACACGTTTACAGACACGATCGTCTGGTAGATATTGACACACAGGAGATTAATTTATCATTTTCTTTATTAGTGACAATTTCCAATTCATCTACAAATAGTACAATGCATACTCGTACACCAGACATTTAAAAGTTAAACAATACATATTTATAGAAAGAACCGATAGCATTGGAAAAAATAGGCAGAAAACACATGCGCTCAGGCAATAGATGTCGTTTCTTTGAGGGGGCAGGGTCACCCAAAATCCGGTACCAAAATTGCAAAAAATTGTATCTCAGGTTCTATTGGGTATTTTTACTTCAAATTTGGCCAAGACCTACAGGAAGGGTTCTAAAATAAATCTGTACATTCTAATTGGTGATATAACTTTGTGCTTTTTTAGTAAAAATGTATAATAAACATATATTTTATATTGTGCGAAAATCAAAAAAAGCCATAATTGTCAGAAACATAGTGGCTTTGGATTTATATCAGCATGTCTGATTTTTGTCATGACTGCTTTTGACTGTCTTGCCTGTGGCTGGTACCAAAATCTTATTTGTACTCATCAGAACTGTTATCATAACGCATGGGCCAAATTTTCGCAAAAATATTAGTACAATAATAAAAGACAAATACCTGTATTTTCTCTGTTTACTTTCAAtctgcttgattttggtaccggCCATGGATACCACATCAAAGAATAAGTGTGCAAAATTTCAAGACAATTGGTAAACATGTAATAAAGTTATGATAAAAAGAGTGTGTCTGATGCGCGATTTTTGATGAAAGTTTCGCGTGCAGATTTTTTAtgtaattttgtgttgtgtgtggtgatTATGTATGAAATATTTTGTCCCAACATCTCAACATCAATCTGTTTCCTTCAGGAGCAGAAATATTCAAGTCAACATCACTCTCTGTGTCACTCTCCACCTCTGAACCTTCTTCTACCACATTGTATACATCCTCTAACTTCCTTTTCGACCTAGAAATCGGCGTGACAGTATCATTCCTAGAAGAGCAACTCTCACCTTGACCATCAGTCTGACTGCTGTCTACAACCTGAGAAAGAGCAGGCACGTTCGGCAAAGCACAAGTTTCGCTTTCCCTATCACTCCCATCAGCTTTCATAGATCCATTTCCACAAAATTTACGTCGTTTACCTTTCCCACCACGATACTTTTTGTCACTGTTGGGCATTTTGGTCACAAATCTTGTAAACAAACTCTCAAAATATACTCCACAAGCAAATTGTACACGCCACGTTTTCAGAAAGCATTTCCGGTAAAGGGGGAGCagtccttgtttgtctgtcgtGTTCCTGCAGAAAGGGAGTAgctaattatataattgtgccCCCAAAAAGGTCAAAATCTGCCATTCTCGTGTGAAATTTTGGcctgttgacacacacacataccttttTTGAAAGCACATATCTCACGAATGCCTCTGTGTATCGAGAAAATATAAACTGTGTCTGAAAGAGGAGAAATCAAACTTTAAAATAAGCCTAAACACTTTTGTGTTTGCCaaaaaaacgatttttttcaaaatctgGGTGACCCTGCCCCCTTGAAGTCATTATGTCGTTTTTTGTCAAGAAGAAACCAAAACAAAGAGTAAAGGAAATGAACTGACATCGTTGGAGTAACGCATCTTGATGGTGTCTCTCATCTCGTGGACAGACTGGTCTGAGTAGCAGTGAAACCTGAGCCACTTGAGCGGCAGGACCCCCGTGTGCTCTTCCTCGCCCTTCCACTGCACCACCAGACACCCCTCGCCTGCCGGGAAGGAGGAGTTCAAGATGAATTCAAATGTTGGGTACACAGCCTACGTATGAGGTGTGTGAGAGCACCACCGTACGGAGGGATTCTACGGGCATCGCagcaaaaagaaagagggaCATTTTTCTCGGACTCTCGAGGCAGATGCCAGACACTTGGTCTCAAGactgtacacacactcactattCCCCACCCATAACTCCTCTTAGTTCACGCATTTCCTGCTTAAAATAATGAATTTTGGCCCGAAAATGTCATGCTAATTCTTTTAGGTAATTATAACATGTTACATATTAAATTGAAGCTCTTGGAATTTTTGGTATTGGCTTTTAACTTGATATTGCGATTTTTTGGTTATAAAGAATTATAAggaattacaacaacaacaaaagactggAAAGAAGTTTTGGTGGATGAAACGTAACCGTTTTGCTTAATCTCATGCCAAACAAACACAGAGCACAAGAGAAGCGACATAATGTGCAcgtgaaggcatgtttgacgtCTTCTCGAACTTTGTTCCGCTTTTAACGACAGAGATTTGACTTTAGATGGGATCAAGAAGAGACCGTCTTGGTATGTCTAATCGGTGTCGTTTGTCATTAAACCTACCATCGTCGACAGCGGAGGTCACGTGGAGGTCAGAGGGCACCTGGTCGTACTCAAGCTTGGGCTGACCATTACCGTCAAACTTGCAGTCCGGGCAGAAACACGTGTGACGTAACCACAGGGTGTGGTACCTGAAACAGTACCACCACTTTTGATTGGCTACCTTCTGGAATAACTTATAAATATTCATCAACTGACGTAATGAGCGTGACGCAGCCACAGGGTGTGGTACCTGAAACAGTCACACCACTTTTGATTGGCTACCTTTTGGAGTAACTCATATACATTCATCAACTGACGTAATGAGCGTGACGCAGCCACAGGGTGTGGTACCTGAACCAGTAACACCGCTTTTGATTGGATACTTTTTGAAACTATTCACAAATATTCATTGATTTATCTAATGTGCGTGACGCAGACacagtttttaattttttatctgAAACAGTAACACCTGTTTCGATTGGCTGCCTTTTGGAATGACTTATAAATAGTGTTTTAATGACATAATGCGCCTGACGGTAGCCACAGGATTTGATATCTAAAGCAAAGTAACACGAATTATTATTGGCTGCCATTGGGCTTTGATAACATCCATCTTGTGCATGATGCGCTTTGTATGATAGCAGCACGTATGAGGCAGAATCAGGTTGTCATTTTTAAAACAGTCACATGAGTTTTATtggctgtgtgacaggggaggctaccgctcctttcacagcagactctgcacccgagttgttggcctttaaagtcaacacctgtggattgtagagttctgtttgtgatggggtctggtgttttccgattgtctgtatgttcatggaaaccttcgggtttgcagaACAGtctttatagggctaagaaattagccctaacattttcaatcctgtttgattgcacttcgcttcccgaggtgatcgtagtgtttcggcactcggttacatctggcgcttgcgagcagggatgggactcggcatgatatgttcaggtaatggcataatatgaccactgaacattttcgtgctgttcccattctgcgaacgtgggatggacagtggtcccccggttcggaacttcgggacgaggttcattcaaacgggggcgattgtgacaggggaggctaccgctcctttcacagcagactctgcacccgagttgttggcctttaaagtcaacacctgtggattgtagagttctgtttgtgatggggtctggtgttttccgattgtctgtatgttcatggaaaccttcgggtttgcataacaatttttatagggctaagaaattagccctaacattttcaatcctgtttgattgcacttcgcttcccgaggtgatcgtagtgtttcggcacacggttacagcTGCTTTGGGCTTCTGTGTTACATGTACCTGAAATGAACTATATCCATCCAATGATCCATTGTGATTTTGTGAATAATATCTATTCAATGATCCATTGTGTATGTTAGAAATACGTCTGACCTAGTCAAATGGGTTGTTTGCTATAAACCAGTAACACGAGTCCTGATTGGCTGTCTTTGCATTCTGAGACTAGTCATTATCCCACCAACCCTTTGGACGTTTACAAAACTAAAACATATGttacaaaacaaatacaacagaCACATGTAAAacgttttcttcttttgttttgcacGGCATCTGTTTATTTGCACGGCATCTGTTTATTTGCACGGCATCTGTTTATTTGCACAGCATCTGTTTATTTGCACGGCATCTGTTTATTTGCACGGCATCTGTTTATTTGCACGGCATCTGTTTATTTGCACGGCATCTGTTTATTTGCACAGCATCTGTTTATTTGCACGGCATCTGTTTATTTGCACAGCATCTGTTTATTTGCACGGCATCTGTTTATTTGCACGGCATCTGTTTATTTGCACGGCATCTGTTTATTTGCACAGCATCTGTTTATTTGCACGCAATTTctttattcaaataaatgtcAGCTTAGAAATGTGGTAAGACACTCTTTGTGCGCAGAAAGAAATGCGAAAGTTTAGGAGGAGAGGAGAATGTGTAAAAGAGGAAATGTTGTGTTGTACTTTTGAAACTTCTCTATCAAGCTGATAAAGGTAACGAACATGCCCctaccccccaaaaaacgatTTTTAAGCAGTCCAATGTTGAGTCTGTGGGCTAATGTAACTGTCAGTCGTAGCATTCACACACAATCATCTGGTGACGTAGAATAACAAGTAACGGAAAATGCATGACAACTCACTCGGACACTTTGCCATCGTCCCACGTGACCTGCACGTGCTTTCCGCCTGTCGTCACGTGCACCTGACTGACGCTGTATGACGTCACGCGAGGAATCTGGACATGTGCAGCAGAGTAGAGAAACACGGTTAATTAATGTGTCTCCATGGAGTTTTGCTTGTATCTACATCATTGCTACAACACGTGGACAATAGACCTATCTACTCACCGCTCCCGCCATCATGGCCAACCACGTGGTCCAGctcagtaataataataatattgtaTAATAttccgaaagtgggtgccagccaaccgggagagaacaaaccgcggggtgtGATTGGTCGAAATCACAACATAttaaaatgtcaaccaatccaacacagCAGCTGGCTCCcgaccggttggtaactttctctgGGCTAaagtgcacgaagcgaaactgggtgccaatcaactggttgagaaccagccgcggggtctgattggtcgaaatcacaacaaaaatcTTAATTTCAACCCCATGACTGTGTAGCCAGTTTCCCTTCATGCACCTGAGCCTAGTGCGCCACCTTGTCACAGAGAAAGTAGTGCTGTGCTGACTTGATTTGAGGCCACTCACCGTGCGTTCGTCGTAGGCGCCTCTGTCCGTGGCGATGTCAAGGTGAGACTTGCGACACGCCGTGTCTCGGACCGGGGCTGTGGCCTCTGAAGAACATCATACATCAACACTCCTGTCAACACTCGTCCAACAATATCAACTGAGCACAAAAAATATGGCAACATCTCGTGCCACTGTGCAAACAAATTATGGCGAAATCTCGTCCAACAATATAAACTGTGCAAAACAATTATGACGACATTTCGTCCAACAATATAAACTGTGAAAAACTTGTATGGTGACATCTCGTCCAACAATATAAACAGTGCAAAAAAATTATGGCGACATCTCGTCCAACAATGTAAACGGTGCAAACAAATTATGGCGACATCTCGTCCAACAATATAAACGGCGCATACAAATTATGGGGACATCTCGTCCAACAATATAAACTGTGAATAAAAAACCcaaggttattggaacgtttaattattgactaaacaaaacgttacatttacagtacgtcgatcCACTGGTCTCTGAAGCAGACAAACGCTCATAGTACAAATAgcgaacttatctcaaaatcgtcgatTGAT
Encoded proteins:
- the LOC138975769 gene encoding gamma-butyrobetaine dioxygenase-like produces the protein MRRCGQLARLVFSRLGATTTTTSSATAHRPFSSAVPLARAATTPTNLSQAQEATAPVRDTACRKSHLDIATDRGAYDERTIPRVTSYSVSQVHVTTGGKHVQVTWDDGKVSEYHTLWLRHTCFCPDCKFDGNGQPKLEYDQVPSDLHVTSAVDDGEGCLVVQWKGEEEHTGVLPLKWLRFHCYSDQSVHEMRDTIKMRYSNDVSSFPLLFVLVSS